From the genome of Rana temporaria chromosome 8, aRanTem1.1, whole genome shotgun sequence:
AAGAATGGCTACTAAGCAATTGTTTTCTCATGTTCTCTTTCAGAACTTCACCGTAGTGAAAGTGCCCAggagaaaaatgtaaaagaaGCTAGAACCAAATGTAGAACCATTGCATCTTTGCTAACTGATGCTCCAAACCCCCACTCAAAGGGGGTTCTTATGTTTAAGAAGAGACGGCAAAGAGCAAAGAAATATACCCTTGTTAGTTACGGAAGCGTAGACGAAGATCGTTACATTGAAGACGAAGACGGTGTCCTTCCAACAAGTGAATCGGAATTTGATGAGGAAGGCTTTTCTGATGCACGTAGTCTAACAAACAATTCTGATTGGGACAGCACATATCTTGACATTGAAAAGCCCAAGATGGAACATGAACATCCAGAAGAAAAAGGTCTGAGTGAGGCATCTGGCAAAGGTGCAGCATTGTTTGAACTGCAAAGGCAAAAATCAGAACACGCTGTTGAAAATATTTCAGCACAAAACCCTCAGATTCTTCAAAAGACCCCCATTGCCCCTCCTCGGAAGTCAATGGTCAATGGAAATGTCAACCATCAGGTTAATTTAGAAAGAAGCCAGCAGGCTCAAGGCTCAGAGAACATTAAAGTGACAAGTGCACAGATATCACTAGCCCCAGCTCACACTCTGGTTCCACAAGCTGGTAATATCCAGTCACCAGCCTCTGGAATTGCAATCTTTAACAGGTCTGCACGACCATTTACTCCTGGTCAAGTTGGACAACGTTCTTTAGCCTCATCAGTTATATTTAATCCtatgccagcaaaaaaaaatgaaagcgcaCCAGTGCAAAATATTGCTCCTCCCCCATTCACACCATTTACACCTGATATATCTGTAGGTCCTCAAAAAACTCCAGTTAGCTCAGTTGCATCTCTTTATATTCCAGCAGCAGGAacaccacggactactactgctTCAATATATCTGTCATCTCCTTCACGGCCACCAGGACCATCAGCAATTACATCACAACCAAATGTTGTACCTCATGCTCCAGCAACCCCAGTGACACCTACAGCATCACAGTATATAAGCCCTGCAAGTCACACATCCTCTTACTCGTCACCAGCAGTCCAATCACCAGAATCTGCAACTTCAAGAGAACAAAAAATCTCTGTCCCAGCTGGGCGCACTGGTATCTTAAATGATGCCCGAAAAAGAGGAGGCAGGAAACAGATGTTTGTTAAAAAAGAGGAGAAGAAGTACCAACCTAACCCAGAACTTTTGACTATGGTTCAGAACCTTGATGACAAACCACAACATGCCACAGGATTTGAGTCTGGCCCAGAAGAAGATTTCCTTAGCTTAGGAGCTGAAGCTTGCAATTTTATGCAACCCTCAGCACGAAAGAATAAAGTTCCTCCTCCTGTGGCTCCAAAACCCATTTTAAAAACACCAGTAGAAGAATATGTAAATGGATGCCAAGAGTTACCCCTACTAAAAGGTAAGGGAGGAGAGTTGTTTGCAAAACGACAAAGCCGTGTGGACAAATTTGTGGTAGACTCAGAACACAGATCTCAATCCAGACCTAACTCAAGGCCAAGAACACCCTCACCAACTCCGTCTCTTCCCTGCTCTTGGAAATATTCATCAAATATTCGAGCACCACCTCCAATTGCATACAATCCTTTGATGTCTCCATTTTATCCATTAGCAGCCTCAAAATCTCAAGGGGGCAAAGTAGAAAGCAAAGTGAAAAAAGGAGCTAGTGGAAAGCCAAGAATGCAAGCTATTGATTTTATGCGTCATCAGCCTTACCagctcaatccagcaatgttctGTTTTGCTGATTCTTCTAGCCAggatatcccaaaaccaaatctCTCTGTAAATCAAGGCAGACAAATTCCTGTGAAAACTAGAGCTCATGAGATTAAGCGCTTCTCAACACCAACTCCAATGTCATCATCTGTAAACATGACTCCAACTGTGCTAGCCCCCAGGTCTGCAACAACACTTGCAGAACCAGTTTGGAGAACTGATTTTTCTAGTCAGCCTACGTCTGCCAATGTTTCTGGCCCTGCACAATATCATTCTCCTATCCTGGAATCTCCTTATGAGAATTATCATGCTTCTACAGTTCTAAGTCCTAAGAGTTCTGTCACTAACCCCAGAGCATCAATTTCTAGAATCCAGGTGCCAAAACCCAGGTTTTCTGCAGCAAAAACAGGAATGCAGCCTAATGTGTGGAGACCAGCCCGAGTTCACTTTTAATTTTGCAGATCATCATCTCTGATGTTTTTTGCCCTTTAGTAAAATGTTGGAAGTTCTGTTGTTTAGCTGTTTTGTAACATGCATAGGCAGAATAACACTCGCACAATCCTTGCTTCTTTCCTTTGAGACACCAATGTACATTGTACACCAATGTCAGGAAACTAAACAAGTTAAAATACATATGAATGGTCAGAAATACCTGTTGATGGATTACAGTTTGAAAAATGAAGATGAAATATAACccgaaagaaaaatataaatacagaattacaaaaagttaattttgaaaTGTACAGAATGTAACCGGAATGTAATGGAAAACGCCTTAAAGAATGAGCATGCCCTTTGAAAGGGTTGAACAAAAATGGGGACATTGTGTCTACTGTGGTAGAAGGTTGGTGCATCAACCCATAAGGGGCTTAATTATGGAATATGTTTTCTGTCATACCACCGTAAAAATAAAGATGAAAATTGGTGCTCAGAATGAACTTTTAACACACGTGCAAAAATAACTCAGTCAGGAAATAAGACATACATGCAGATTCTACATGTTTGCCCAGGCTAAAATATTGGAAATTAACTTTGGTGTTCTGTACCAAACCTGAAATTAATCAAGTAACCATATTGTTGTGTtggtgtaaatgttttttttcaatttcttatgAATCATAGCTGAAGACAGAACTGCATGTTACATTGTTTGAACTTGAAGTGCATGTTTAATTAACACATTTGCTACATCACAGTATTTTGTGGCTTCATATGTCAAATATATGCAAGGCATTTGTATACAAAGTACATTTTCTTATTTGCTGAGGGCAAATGTCTTGTTTATACATGTCTTGGGGCTTTTATAAAATACTTAGTGCAAATAATAATGATTTGTTTGGCCTGCAGAAACTAATCATAAGTCaacttttaaatgtttattttagtcATACTAATGTTCCCAGGTTTCAGCACAGCTCTGTGTAATGTGGAGCTGCATTTAGTAACttggaaacaacaaaaaaagtcttGCGCAGGAAACTGGGACATTTGTAACAtagggaaaaattaaaaaaaagtcctactTGTGCCCAATAAGCAGCTTTGTGAATGAACACACCAGGAGAGGTGTTGAGTACAAATGCAAACAGTCAAGAGCAACCACAAAAAAGCGCTGGTCGGGACAGTCTTGTGCGGACAAAatgtcagagaaaatcaatgtgatAAAACATATGTTGATTTATTGTTACCATATTGTGAATTAAAAACTGTTAAAAACCTCCTTGCATGGATGGATGACAGTCAACTTTCTCCCTTACTGTGGTGGTATCTTATGGAGGCCGCCAAAGGTGGACTGGCTTGTTGAGGAATTGATGCAGTGATGTGTTGCTATCCACCACCGGGGATTTGGTTGAAGCTCTACATCTTCCCACACGAGCTAGGCTCCCATCTCCCCACTTCTGTGGATCTCGTAGGGGTGCATGAGGGTTCTACCACCGCAGCAATACCTCAACAAGCCAGTCCACCTCTGGCGGCCTCCATAAGATACCACCACAGTAGGGAGCAAGTTGATTGTCATCCATACATGCAAGGAGATTTTTAACTGTTTTTTAATTCACAATATGGTAAAAATAAATCAAGATATGGTTTatcccattgattttctctgacatTTTGTCCGCACAAGACTGTCCCGACCAGCGCTTTTTTGTGGTTGCCCTTGACTGTTTGATTTAGTAAGTTGGTGCTGTCCAGCTCTTTATTCGTACTAAAATTATAAAGATATATGTAATAAACAGGTGTTAATAAATTGAGTGAGATTTGTTCAGTGTAAATTTAAGAAGTAAAGGTAATTAAAAAATACATCTATTAATCTTAGTTATATAACATAGCACTGAATGGAGATATTACAGTATGTGGTTAAGAGGGATACATTTCGGCTTTGCCGCTACCATAGGTTCATTGTGAATCCCAATGATTTGCAAGGTTTAAAAATCACAAACGTTTGCCCCAAAATGTGCAGGTTTG
Proteins encoded in this window:
- the SYNPO2L gene encoding synaptopodin 2-like protein, which gives rise to MGSDDHILITLSGEGPWGFRLHGGAEKSLPLLVSKVRKRSKACRGGLREKDELTAINGKQCAGLSHAEAMQIIDSSGGSLHIRVKRTAAGAQTPRSHRVYPSPSSPNSIRSPEPPSSWGTSPSISTTTGQPRLLHLESITSPPDSEAYYGETDSDADIKASPGHLQSAQQHHNQQQAPQEKHRRSRKKGPRSPPGSSSKAANEQQSLSEMSGYESGPGGAAENVLQPTSGVAKREIKYEPDGRAETPFSDLEGFLPAEEPEPISNVTAGSPESLLLPHATKSIKAERHLIPMIGPVDHPVDEDLTTTYSDKAKEAKLHRSESAQEKNVKEARTKCRTIASLLTDAPNPHSKGVLMFKKRRQRAKKYTLVSYGSVDEDRYIEDEDGVLPTSESEFDEEGFSDARSLTNNSDWDSTYLDIEKPKMEHEHPEEKGLSEASGKGAALFELQRQKSEHAVENISAQNPQILQKTPIAPPRKSMVNGNVNHQVNLERSQQAQGSENIKVTSAQISLAPAHTLVPQAGNIQSPASGIAIFNRSARPFTPGQVGQRSLASSVIFNPMPAKKNESAPVQNIAPPPFTPFTPDISVGPQKTPVSSVASLYIPAAGTPRTTTASIYLSSPSRPPGPSAITSQPNVVPHAPATPVTPTASQYISPASHTSSYSSPAVQSPESATSREQKISVPAGRTGILNDARKRGGRKQMFVKKEEKKYQPNPELLTMVQNLDDKPQHATGFESGPEEDFLSLGAEACNFMQPSARKNKVPPPVAPKPILKTPVEEYVNGCQELPLLKGKGGELFAKRQSRVDKFVVDSEHRSQSRPNSRPRTPSPTPSLPCSWKYSSNIRAPPPIAYNPLMSPFYPLAASKSQGGKVESKVKKGASGKPRMQAIDFMRHQPYQLNPAMFCFADSSSQDIPKPNLSVNQGRQIPVKTRAHEIKRFSTPTPMSSSVNMTPTVLAPRSATTLAEPVWRTDFSSQPTSANVSGPAQYHSPILESPYENYHASTVLSPKSSVTNPRASISRIQVPKPRFSAAKTGMQPNVWRPARVHF